GTCGGCGGTCTGCTCCTGCTGCCGCTCGCGGTGCTCGTGCGACTGGTGAGCTTCGTGGCGATGTTCCTCGTCATCCGCGATGCCCTGCAGAACCTTCAGGCGCTGGCTCCTGTGCCAGCATCGCCCGCGGAACGGCGCAGAACCTTCGTCGATGCGCTGCTGCTCAGCATCCTGCCGTTCTTCGCTGTCTATGCGGCATGGGGGATGCTGCGCGATGACGTCACGGCATACTCCGAGCGTGCGCTGGAGGTGCGGCAGGGGCTTCGCTTCGAGTCGATCCTGAATGGCTCGACGCTGGCAGAGGACGCCGTCACCAACATCGCCTTCAGCCCCCTGACGGTGTCGATCGTGCTGGTCGCCTTCTCCGCGCGCTGGCTGGTGAAGCGCTTCGCGGAGCGGCTTCCGAAGATCGCCGCGGTCATCTCTGTCTACCTCGAGGCCGCCTGGGTCTTCTTCACCGCCTTCTTCGTGTCGAACGCCATCGGCTCAGTGACCGGATGGATCGACAGCCGCATCGCCACGCAGTGGCTGGCGGATGCGCGGCAGTGGTTCAGCGATCAGCTCGTGCCGGTCGCCTGGATCTGGGACTTCGTCGAATGGGCACTGGGCGCGATCGGCGGTGTGATCCTGGAGCCGCTCGCCTGGCTCGCGATCGCGGGCGTCATCTACGGTCAAGCGATCGCGCCGGAGCGGCTGCGCGTGAAGTTCCGTTCCGTGGAGGCCGCGAAGGGGCGCTACGAGCGCGTGCCCGAGGTGGTGCGTGCGCGCATCGATGACGTCGCGGACGACTTCATCGGGCGCTTTCGGCCGATCGGTCGATCGCTGCTGTTGATGTTCCGTTCTGGGCCGCTGCTGCTTGCGGGTTTCGTGTTCGCGCACGCCCTGCTGATCTTCGTGGAGAACTCCATCAAACCGGCGATCGTGCTGCTGTTCGGACCACAGGACCTCTACACGTTCTGGATCGTCGCCGACACCTTGATCTTCACGCTCGTGGCGCTGCTCATGGAGCCGCTGCGCGTCATCGTCGTCGCAGTCTTCTATGACGCGACCCTGGGCGGTCTGCGCAGGTCGGTCGCCGCAGAAGCGACGAAGGCGGATGCTGCCGCGCAACCGCCCGCCGCCGCGCAACCACCCAGTCCTGCGGGCCCGGCTACGGATCGATCGTGAAGCGGATGAACTCCGGACTCGTGAGTGTGTCGATCTCGACCCAGTAGGGCCCCTCTGCGTCGTCGGGCACGACGAACGGCACGAAAATGTCGAACGGCGCGGACTGATCGGCCAGACAGTCGGTGGGCTCTTCGGAGTCCGAGGGCAGACCGATCTCGGTGCGGACCTGCGTCCAGCGGCGGCCGGTGCGCTGCTCGACGAGTTCCGGAGCCTCGCAGTTCGTCTTCTCACCCTGCACATCGACGGGAATCTGCACGAGGATCAGGCTGCTGCCCGGTGGAACATCGAAGCCCTCGTCCGTCGCGAACGCCTTGGACTTCACCGGTCCCCAGATCGCGTCGGCGTGCGTGACGACGCCGTCCTCGTCCTGGTCGATCGCGATCACGGGCCGTCCAGAGAAGTATCCCCACCATTCGTAGGAGCCGATCACGCCCACCGCGACGGGAAACAGGACGGCCACGGCCCCCAGGGCGAGTCGATTGCGGCGCCACCAGGTCTCGCGCGGGGGCGCTGCCGGCGCAGCATCCGCGCTCGCCGGTGCTACGAGCGGTGGGGCCAGCGGCGGCGCAAGCGGGTTCTGAGCGTCTTCGGGAAGAGTCATCGTGCCGACCAGCCGTTCGGGAGCAGCTCGGCGTCGGCGGCGACGGGAAGCGCATCGAGGTCGATGGGCACCTGGATGACCGAGTCGCCACGGGTGTCGCTGCCGGTCGAGAACGAGAGGACGGCGGTTCCGGTGAGCGCGCCCTCCGGAAGCTCGAACGCGACGCTGCCGGAGCGCGGCACACCGGCCACGAGCCGCTGCCCGAAGAACGATTCCATGCGTTCGCTCGCCCGGAATGTCAGGTCGCCGATCTGAAGGGTCACCCCGCGCAGTCCGGCGGCCGACGAGACCACGGCGGCGGCGTCGAGGTCGACGACGAGCCAGGTGCCCGGGGCCTGCCAGGTCGGTGTGGACGCCCCTCGCGCGGCGCGCACATCAGTCACGGTCGCGACGATGTTGCGTCCGCCCGCTTCCTCGCCGATCTGGGCCGTGACCACGTGCGCGGGTTCGATCGCGTACTCCGGCGGAGTCGCAACGCCCACACCCCAGGCCGCGACCAGGAGGACCGCCGCTCCCGCCCACGGGGCGGCGCGGCGCAGCCAGGTCTGCGCGGTCATGGCGTCGCCTCCACGTAGGCGGTGCCGAGCCCGATGTCGTCGACCGTCACCGTGACGTAAGCGCCGGTGCGAAGGTCCGTCCAGTACTCGCCGCTGACGACCATCGTGCCGACCGTCTCGACGGCGGTGGGCAGTCGGAGGCGGATCTCGTCTCCGTCGTGGAGCGTGTCGGCGGCGACCTGCCACGACAAGATGAGGCGTACGGGCACGTTCGGCTGCAGGTAAGGATTGAAGTTCGGCTCGTCGATGCGGGCGACGCTGGCATCTCCGTTGAGGATGCTGGTGGTCTCGTCGACATCACGCGTCTCGACATCGACGAGCGTGATTCCCCGCGCAGCGTCGTAGCCGTAGGACGTTCGTGCTTCCTCGTCACGGTTGACGACATCCAGCACCACCGTCAGCACGCGGTCATCGCCATCGTGTGCCGGAGAGACGCCTGATCCGCTGCGCTCATCTGCGAGCTCGGCGCTCACGACGGTCATCTCCAGCTCGGCGCCGAGGAACATCTGCCCCGCGCTGAGCTCGGGGATCGCGGGCTTCGCGACTTCGGCGGCGCCGCCGAAGGCAGCCGTCGCGCCCAGGAAGGCGAGCGTGCAGATCGTCGCGATCCACTTCGTTGGCACGCGATCGTTGACCGCGCGCGCCCAGCGGCGGGGCGACCACCTCGGGGGAGCGGATGGCGGAGCAGCAGCAGCGGGGGCTGCAGCATCCGCGCCGCCTGCGCTCTGCTCACTCGTCACGCCACACAGCCTAAAGCCGCGAGCGTGAGATTCTGCGCGCCGCCGGGGTGTGCAGAGAACAAGGCCGCGACGCAGGGGGATGATGGAACCACCGCCCGATGCCGTGCGGACCGTTCGATGAGAAAGACCCGATCGCTCTGATGCCGCAACCACTGTCCGACGAGACCCGAGAACGCGCCGAGAAGGCGATCGTTCTGACGCAGCGGTGGATCGCGGAAGCATCCGTCGCCGAGGTGGATCCTGCGGCCGAGCGGCTCGCCGGGGTGCTGCACGACCCGCAGGGGCTGCCGTTCACGGTCGGCTTCATCGACGGCGTCATGCGCCCTGAGAGCCTCGCCGCCGCTGCGACGCAGCTCAGCAGGGTCGCCCCGCTCGCCCCGGGCTTTCTGCCCTGGTATCTGCGCGCGGCTGTGCGCGTGGGAGGTGGCGTCGCGCCGGTTCTGCCGACGCCGGTCGTGCCGATCGCCCGGCGGATGCTGCGCGAGATGGTGGGCCACCTCGTGGTGGATGCCCGCCCGAAGAAGCTGGGGCCGGCTCTCGCGCGGATTCGAGAGAACGGCTCGCGGCTCAACCTCAATCTCCTCGGAGAGGCCGTGCTCGGCGAGAAGGAGGCGCAGCGTCGACTCGATGGCATCCACGAGCTCATCCGCCGAGCCGACGTGGACTACGTCTCGGTGAAGGTCTCGGCGATCGCCAGCCGCCTGTCGATGTGGGCGTTCGACGATGTCGTCGAGGATGTCGCCGCTCGTCTGCTGCCGCTGTACCTGACGGCCGCGAGCGATGGCACCTTCATCAACCTCGACATGGAGGAGTACCGCGACCTCGATCTGACGATCGCGGTGTTCACGCGGATTCTCGAAGACCCCCGCCTGAAGAATCTCGAAGCGGGGATCGTCCTGCAGGCGTACCTGCCCGATGCCCTTCCCGCGCTGCGGGAGCTCACCGCCTGGGCCGTCGATCGTGTCGAGCACGGCGGCGCGCGCATCAAGGTGCGTCTCGTCAAGGGCGCGAACCTCGCGATGGAACGCGTCGAGGCCACGATGCACGGCTGGGCGCGTGCCCCCTATGACCGCAAGGCAGACACGGACGCGAACTATCTGCGGTGCCTGAACGAGGCGCTGCGTCCGGAATCGACGAAGGGCGTGCGCATCGGCGTCGCCGGGCACAACCTGTTCGACGTCGCCTATGCGTGGCTGCTCGCCGGCGACCGTGGGGTGCGCGACAGCGTCGAGTTCGAGATGCTGCTGGGCATGGCAGAGGGCCAGGTGCGCGCGGTCAGCCGCGAGGTCGGTCGGGTTCTGCTGTACGTGCCGGTCGTGAAGCCCGCGGAGTTCGATGTCGCGATCAGCTACCTCGTGCGTCGCCTGGAAGAGAACGCCTCAGACGAGAACTTCCTCTCCTCGGCGTTCCGGCTGCACGCGGATGCTGCGCTCTTCGACCGCGAATGCGAGCGCTTCGTCTCCTCCCTGGAGCGATCCTTCGACACGACCCTGCCGATCGGACCGCGGCGTACGCAGAACCGTCTCGCGCCGGTGCACGAGTCCTTCGCACGCCCGCTGGACAACGCCGAGGCGGATGTGGCAGAGCTGACCGCCGCGGTTCTCGGCATCGGACAGGATGCCCGCGACGACGACGGTTACGTCGAGACCGCCGTGTACTCGTCGCGAGAGCATTCGCCGCTCGTCTCCGCGTTCGGTGATCCGCTGGCGCTGCCGCAGGGAGCCCCTGGCTTCCTGAACACCGCCGACAGCGACCCCGCGCTTCCCTCGACGCGCGAGTGGGCGCGGGGAATCCACGCCCGCATCGCGGAGTCCGCACTCGGTGAGGCGACGGTGCGCGCCGCGCGCATCAAGGACGCGGAGACCCTGGAGCGGACGATCGTGCGCGCCGCTGCGGCCGGCGCCGAATGGGGTGCGCGCCCCGCCGCGGAACGCGCCGAACTTCTCTCCCGCGCCGGTGTGGTGCTGGAAGCGCACCGTGCAGAACTCATCGAGGTCGCTGCATCCGAGACCGGCAAGGTTCTCTCAGAGGCCGATGTCGAAGTTAGCGAGGCGATCGACTTCGCCCGCTACTACGCAGCGAAGGCCAAAGAGCTCGACACGATCGCGGGTGCCGCGTTCGTGCCGGCGGCTCTCACGGTGGTCACGCCGCCCTGGAACTTCCCGCTCGCGATCCCCGCGGGCGGCGTGCTCGCCGCGCTCGCCGCAGGATCTGCGGTCGTGCTGAAGCCGGCGCACCAGGCGCGGCGCTGTGCCGCCCTGCTCGCCGAAGCGCTCTGGGAAGCCGGCATCTCGCGGGACGTGCTGACACTCGTCGACCTCGATTCGCGCGACCTCGGACAGCACCTCGTCGCGCACCCGAGCGTCGATCGGGTGATCCTCACCGGCTCGTGGGAGACCGCGGCGCTGTTCCGCAGCTGGCGTCCGGACCTGCCGCTGCTCGCCGAGACGAGCGGCAAGAACGCGATCATCATCACGCCCTCCGCGGACGTGGATCTCGCGGTCGCCGACCTCGTCAAGAGCGCGTTCGGGCACGCCGGGCAGAAGTGCTCGGCGGCGTCGCTGGCGATCCTGGTCGGACCCGTCGGGCGGTCGAAGCGCTTCGCGCGACAGCTGTCGGATGCGGCGCGCTCGATCCGCGTCGGCCTGCCGAGCGACCCGCGGGCTGAGATGGGGCCCGTGATCGAGAAGCCGACGGGCAAGCTCGCGTGGGCGCTGAACACGCTCGAAGCGGATGAGCAGTGGCTGCTGAAACCGCAGTCGCTCAGCGAGGACGGGAAGCTCTGGAGCCCCGGCATCCGCGTCGGCGTGCAACCGGGCTCACGCTTCCACCAGGAGGAGTTCTTCGGGCCGGTGCTGGGCATCATGCATGCGCCGTCGCTCGCGAAGGCCATCGAGTTGCAGAACGGGGTCGCGTACGGGCTGACCGCAGGGTTGCACACCCAGGACCCGGAGGATCTCGGGTTCTGGCTGCGCCGCGTCGAGGCCGGAAATCTGTACGTCAATCGCGGCATCACCGGGGCGATCGTGCAGCGGCAGCCGTTCGGCGGATGGAAGCGCTCGGCCGTCGGGCCCGGGGCGAAGGCAGGCGGCCCGAACTATCTGATCGGACTCGGCTCGTGGAAAGCGACGAGCGGCGGGGCGCCGTCGAGCACACTGCATCTGCGCGGGCTCGACACCCGGATCACGGCGCTCATCGAGGCCGCGCAGCCGTCGCTGGACTTCGACGGCTTCGAATGGCTGCGCCGTGCGGCGCTCGCCGATGCCGTCGCCTGGGATCGGGAGTTCGGGAGGGTCCGTGACGTCTCTCGCCTCGGCGTGGAACGCAACCTCTTCCGCTATCGCCCCGTGCCGGTCGCCGTGCGGGCTGCGGGCGATGCGCCATGGCGGGAGCTGCTGCGTGTCACGATCGCCGCGATCCGGGCGGGTTCGGACTTCACGCTGTCGACGCCGGTCGGTCTTCCGGCTGCCGTGCGCCGCGTGCTCGGGGAGCTGAGAGTTCCGGTGTCGGTCGAGACGGACGACGAGTGGATCGAGCGGATGCGTCGTCGCGGCGATGCCGTCGGGATCGATGCGGATGCCACGGGCGATTCCGTCGTCGCGGTGCCCGCGGCGCGCACTCGCATCATCGGCGGGGCGGCAGCTGTCGCAGCACTCCACCGGGCGCTCGCGGAGGCCGTCGACGGCGATCCTGACCTCGCGGTGTACGACGGAGAGGTCACGACGGCCGGCCGTATCGAGCTGCTGCCGTTCGTGCGGGAGCAGTCGATCGCGATCACGGCACATCGCTTCGGGCATCCGGATGCCTGGTCGGAGGACGTCATCTGAGCCGTGCGCGTGCGCTCCTGCGGGAGCTCTGGCTCGCGGAGGGGCGTGTCGCGTGCGGCGCGTCGTGCGGCGCGCGTTTCGCCCGCACGGGGACACAGATTCCGGATGGCGCAGTGCGCAGCATCCTGAATCGCGACCCACGCATGTAAATAATTCTTGACACCTACGCCTGGTTGGGCATATCTTTCTGCATGTAAAGAAACTTTGACATGCAGGAGGTTGTCATGGCCTACGAAGAACGCAACGTGTGGGCGTCGCTCGTCGTGAGCGTCATCACGCTCACGACCTACATCGTGCTCGTGTTCCAGCAGGCTGGCGACGGGCCGCTCACCGACGTCGACTGGTTCCCGCTCATGCTCTGGACGATCGGCGGCGGCATCGTCGCCGTTATCGTCATCAGCATCCTGTGGGGAATCATCGCCGGCGCGCGTGACCGCGACGGCATCGGCACGGCAGACATCCGCGATCGCGACATCAGCCGCATGGGCTCCCGCGTGGAGCAGGCCTTCGTCGTGATCGCAGGCCTCGGCGTGATCGTCCTCTGCGCGGTCAACGCGCACGTGTTCTGGATCGCCAACACGATGTTCCTCGGCTTCGCGGTGGCTGCGCTCGTCGGCGGCATCGCCCGGGTCATCGCCTACCGGCGGGGTCTCGTCTGATGGTCAAGCCCACGCTCGTCACCAACGTGATCCGTGAGCACCGTGAAGCCGCCGGGCTCACACAGGCCGAGCTCGCTCGCCAGATCGGCGTCACCCGCCAGACCCTCATCGCGATCGAGCAGGGCAGGTATTCGCCGACGCTCGAACTCGCATTCCAGATCGCACGAGCCTTCCGGCTCCCGCTCGACGACATCTTCCAGTACCCCGGCGCCTGAACGCACGACCGAACGAGAGGTGTGACATGACTCAGAAGACCGCGGCGCTGCCGCACACCATGACCGCCTGGCAGCGTGAAACCTACGGGTCCGCAGGGGGCACGCACCTCGCGCGGATACCCGTGCCGACGCCCGGTCGGGGCGAGGTTCTGCTGAAAGTGCGCGCTACCACGCTGAACGCCGCGGACGTGCGCATTCTGCTCGGCGACCCCCTGCTCGTTCGGCCCGTGTTCGGGTTGCGGCGGCCAAAGCAACCGGTACGAGGGATCGACGTCGCAGCCACCGTGGTCGCGATGGGCCCGGACGCCACGGGGGTCACGCGCGGAGACGAGGTCATCGTCGAGCTCCCCGGAGGCGGCGGGCTCGCCCCCTACGCGGTGGCTCCCGCCGAAAGACTTGTGAAGCGGCCGGCGACGCTCGCCCCGGAGGCCGCGGCGTGCCTGCCGATCGCCGGGGGGACCGCGTGGCAGGCGCTGGATCTGGCGGGTGTCGACGAACAGACCGGACGGGTGCTGATTCTCGGCGCCTCGGGCGGCGTGGGCACCTTCGCCGTGCAGCTCGCCGCGCTGCACGGTGCCGAGGTCTGGGCCACCTGCGGTGAACGCAACCGCCCTCTCGTCGAGGGGCTCGGTGCGGTGCGGACGTTCGATCACCGCACCTCACCGCTCGACGACCTCCCCTCCGACCATTTCGACGCCGTGATCGACATTGCGGGCGGGGTGTCGTTGCGTGCGCTGCAGCGGCTTGTGGCCCCGGGCGGGACGGTCGTGCTCGTCGTCGGCGATGGCGGTCACGTTCTGGGACCCGTTCCGCGGATGATCCGTGCGGCATTCCTGTCGATCGGATCGAGGCGACGCATCCGCCCGCTGGCTGCGACGGCCAAGCGCGAGATCGTGCGTCAACTGGCGGCGCTCGCCGCAGACGGGCGGATCGCTCCGGTGATCGAACGCGAATGGCCGTTCGAGGAGGCATCCGCAGCTCTCGCCCATGTCGAAGGCGGACATGCCGTCGGCAAGGTCGTCGTGCGGGGCGCAGCATCCGCTGAATGAATCGCCCGCCGGATCTGGTGCCTCACAGCACGAGGATGCGACAATACTTCTGGCGTGCCTGAGTCGCATCTTCCCCGCATGGTTCTTCGGAGCGCGGGTCGAACTTCCGCCAGGCCCCTGGACAGCGTCCGCCGCGCCCCTCTCGAGGAGGACCCATGACGACGCCCGAAACTCTCGCCACTCCGGCCACGACGCGGACCGCGCACCACCGCCGGTACCTGATGTGCCGGCCCGAGCATTTCACGGTGAGCTACACGATCAACCCCTGGATGGAGCCGGCCAAGCCGACCGACACAGCCAAGGCCGTCGCGCAGTGGCAGAAGCTGCACGACCTGTACCTTGAGCTCGGTCACGAGGTCGAGCTGATCGAGCCGCTCGCCGGCTACCCCGACATGGTCTACACGGCCAACGGCGGCTTCGTGATCGGCGGTCGCGCCTATGTTCCCGAGTTCCGCTTCGTCGAGCGACAGGGCGAGGCGCCGGCGTTCGCCGACTGGTTCCGCGCCAACGGCTACGACACGGTCATGCCCGAAGAGGTCAACGAGGGCGAGGGAGACTTCCTCCTCGTCGGCGACGTGATCCTCGCCGGCACCGGCTTCCGCTCGACGGGCGACAGCCACCGCGAGGTCGGCGAGGTCTTCGGCCGCGAGGTCGTCTCGTTGAACCTCGTCGATCCGCGTTTCTACCACCTCGACACGGCCATCGCGGTGCTCGACCCGGTGCAGGGCGTCGAGAACGGCGGCCCCGAGCGTGCCAACATCGCGTACCTGCCTGGTGCGTTCGACGACGCGAGCCGCGCGATTCTCGAAGAGCGCTTCCCCGACGCGATCCTCGTCGCGGACGAGGACGGCGCGGTGTTCGGTCTCAACTCGGCCAGCGACGGCTACAACGTCATCATCTCGCCGCGTGCCAAGGGCTTCGAGAAGCAGCTGCGCGAGCGCGGATACAACCCCATCACGGTCGATCTCTCCGAGCTGCTGCTCGGCGGCGGCGGCATCAAGTGCTGCACGCTCGAACTGCGCGGTGCCTGATGAGCGCCGTCGCGGGCGTGAGCGTCGAGCCGCACGTCGCTGAGAACTATCACCCGCTGCCCGTCGTCATCTCCCATGGCGAGGGGGCGTGGGTCACCGATGTCGACGGCAAGCGTTACCTCGATCTGCTCGCGGCATACTCGGCCGTCAACTTCGGTCACCGTCATCCCGACATCGTGGCCGCGCTCGAGAAGCAGCTGGGACGCGTGACGCTCACGAGCCGGGCGTTCATGAACGACCAGCTCGAGCCGTTCGCCGCGGCCCTCGCGCGCCTGTGCGGCAAAGAGCTCGTGCTGCCCATGAACACGGGCGCCGAAGCCGTCGAGACCGGCATCAAGGTCGCTCGCGCCTGGGGCTACCGGGTCAAGGGCGTCACAGCGGGACAGGCGCGGGTCATCGTCGCCGCCGGCAACTTCCACGGACGCACGACGACGATCGTCGGCTTCAGCGACGACGAGACGGCGCGTGACGGCTTCGGCCCGTTCACGCCCGGTTTCGACGTGGTTCCGTATGGGGATGCGGATGCCGTCGCTGCGGCGATCACTCCGGACACCGTGGCCGTTCTGATCGAGCCCATCCAGGGAGAGGGCGGCGTCATCATTCCGCCCGAAGGTTACCTGCGTCGCATCCGCGAGATCTGCACCGCGAACAACGTGCTGTTCGTCGCGGACGAGATCCAATCCGGACTCGGTCGCGTCGGCACGACCTTCGCCTGCGACCGGGAGGGCGTCGTACCCGACCTGTACCTGCTGGGCAAGGCGCTGGGCGGTGGCATCCTCGCGGTATCGGCCGTCGTCGGCGATCGCGACGTGCTTGGGGTCATCCGCCCCGGTGAGCACGGTTCGACCTTCGGGGGCAACCCGCTCTCTGCCGCCGTCGGCCATAAGGTCGTCGAGATGCTGGAGACCGGGGAGTTCCAGAAGCGGGCCCTGCGGCTGGGCACTCACCTGCGGGAGTCTCTCGAGGCGCTGATCGGACACGGTGTGACCGCCGTCCGCAGTGCCGGCCTCTGGGCGGGCGTCGACATCGATCCCGCCTACGGGACGGGCCGCGAGATCGCCGAGCGCCTCCGCGAGCGCGGCGTGCTCGTGAAGGACACGCACGGTCAGACCGTGCGCATCGCGCCGCCCATCGTCATCCGGGCGACAGAGCTCGACTGGGCGGTTGAGCAGCTCCGGCTCATCCTGGAGGGCTGACGCCAGACGAGGGGCCGGATGCTGCGCAGCATCCGGCCTCTTTCGTGTCGTGCGCCTGGCGCCCCTGCGCGCGGCGTCCTTGCACGAGAAACCACATCGAGCGCGAGAAACCACGTGGGGACGTGTGTGTCGTGCAGGAAGTGGTTTCTCGCGGGGAGTGGGACGCGGGCGCGGGGAGCGGACGACTCAGTCGAGCCGCTTCTTCTCCGTGCGGATCGGGGTCGTCGCGGCGACCTCGTCGCTGAACTCCGCCGGCTCGACTGGCGGGACGACGGTCAGGGACCGCGTCTCATCGATCGTGAGCAGGAAGCGGCGTCGCTCGCTGCGGTGCAGGCGGCCGGAGGCGATCATCCAGATGAGTCCGAACAGGCAGGCGATGATGCCCGCCGCGGCGCCGACCGTGATCGCGACGCGGGG
The DNA window shown above is from Microbacterium keratanolyticum and carries:
- a CDS encoding DUF4352 domain-containing protein: MTAQTWLRRAAPWAGAAVLLVAAWGVGVATPPEYAIEPAHVVTAQIGEEAGGRNIVATVTDVRAARGASTPTWQAPGTWLVVDLDAAAVVSSAAGLRGVTLQIGDLTFRASERMESFFGQRLVAGVPRSGSVAFELPEGALTGTAVLSFSTGSDTRGDSVIQVPIDLDALPVAADAELLPNGWSAR
- a CDS encoding proline dehydrogenase family protein produces the protein MPQPLSDETRERAEKAIVLTQRWIAEASVAEVDPAAERLAGVLHDPQGLPFTVGFIDGVMRPESLAAAATQLSRVAPLAPGFLPWYLRAAVRVGGGVAPVLPTPVVPIARRMLREMVGHLVVDARPKKLGPALARIRENGSRLNLNLLGEAVLGEKEAQRRLDGIHELIRRADVDYVSVKVSAIASRLSMWAFDDVVEDVAARLLPLYLTAASDGTFINLDMEEYRDLDLTIAVFTRILEDPRLKNLEAGIVLQAYLPDALPALRELTAWAVDRVEHGGARIKVRLVKGANLAMERVEATMHGWARAPYDRKADTDANYLRCLNEALRPESTKGVRIGVAGHNLFDVAYAWLLAGDRGVRDSVEFEMLLGMAEGQVRAVSREVGRVLLYVPVVKPAEFDVAISYLVRRLEENASDENFLSSAFRLHADAALFDRECERFVSSLERSFDTTLPIGPRRTQNRLAPVHESFARPLDNAEADVAELTAAVLGIGQDARDDDGYVETAVYSSREHSPLVSAFGDPLALPQGAPGFLNTADSDPALPSTREWARGIHARIAESALGEATVRAARIKDAETLERTIVRAAAAGAEWGARPAAERAELLSRAGVVLEAHRAELIEVAASETGKVLSEADVEVSEAIDFARYYAAKAKELDTIAGAAFVPAALTVVTPPWNFPLAIPAGGVLAALAAGSAVVLKPAHQARRCAALLAEALWEAGISRDVLTLVDLDSRDLGQHLVAHPSVDRVILTGSWETAALFRSWRPDLPLLAETSGKNAIIITPSADVDLAVADLVKSAFGHAGQKCSAASLAILVGPVGRSKRFARQLSDAARSIRVGLPSDPRAEMGPVIEKPTGKLAWALNTLEADEQWLLKPQSLSEDGKLWSPGIRVGVQPGSRFHQEEFFGPVLGIMHAPSLAKAIELQNGVAYGLTAGLHTQDPEDLGFWLRRVEAGNLYVNRGITGAIVQRQPFGGWKRSAVGPGAKAGGPNYLIGLGSWKATSGGAPSSTLHLRGLDTRITALIEAAQPSLDFDGFEWLRRAALADAVAWDREFGRVRDVSRLGVERNLFRYRPVPVAVRAAGDAPWRELLRVTIAAIRAGSDFTLSTPVGLPAAVRRVLGELRVPVSVETDDEWIERMRRRGDAVGIDADATGDSVVAVPAARTRIIGGAAAVAALHRALAEAVDGDPDLAVYDGEVTTAGRIELLPFVREQSIAITAHRFGHPDAWSEDVI
- a CDS encoding helix-turn-helix transcriptional regulator, whose amino-acid sequence is MVKPTLVTNVIREHREAAGLTQAELARQIGVTRQTLIAIEQGRYSPTLELAFQIARAFRLPLDDIFQYPGA
- a CDS encoding NAD(P)-dependent alcohol dehydrogenase → MTQKTAALPHTMTAWQRETYGSAGGTHLARIPVPTPGRGEVLLKVRATTLNAADVRILLGDPLLVRPVFGLRRPKQPVRGIDVAATVVAMGPDATGVTRGDEVIVELPGGGGLAPYAVAPAERLVKRPATLAPEAAACLPIAGGTAWQALDLAGVDEQTGRVLILGASGGVGTFAVQLAALHGAEVWATCGERNRPLVEGLGAVRTFDHRTSPLDDLPSDHFDAVIDIAGGVSLRALQRLVAPGGTVVLVVGDGGHVLGPVPRMIRAAFLSIGSRRRIRPLAATAKREIVRQLAALAADGRIAPVIEREWPFEEASAALAHVEGGHAVGKVVVRGAASAE
- the ddaH gene encoding dimethylargininase, which produces MTTPETLATPATTRTAHHRRYLMCRPEHFTVSYTINPWMEPAKPTDTAKAVAQWQKLHDLYLELGHEVELIEPLAGYPDMVYTANGGFVIGGRAYVPEFRFVERQGEAPAFADWFRANGYDTVMPEEVNEGEGDFLLVGDVILAGTGFRSTGDSHREVGEVFGREVVSLNLVDPRFYHLDTAIAVLDPVQGVENGGPERANIAYLPGAFDDASRAILEERFPDAILVADEDGAVFGLNSASDGYNVIISPRAKGFEKQLRERGYNPITVDLSELLLGGGGIKCCTLELRGA
- the rocD gene encoding ornithine--oxo-acid transaminase, translating into MSAVAGVSVEPHVAENYHPLPVVISHGEGAWVTDVDGKRYLDLLAAYSAVNFGHRHPDIVAALEKQLGRVTLTSRAFMNDQLEPFAAALARLCGKELVLPMNTGAEAVETGIKVARAWGYRVKGVTAGQARVIVAAGNFHGRTTTIVGFSDDETARDGFGPFTPGFDVVPYGDADAVAAAITPDTVAVLIEPIQGEGGVIIPPEGYLRRIREICTANNVLFVADEIQSGLGRVGTTFACDREGVVPDLYLLGKALGGGILAVSAVVGDRDVLGVIRPGEHGSTFGGNPLSAAVGHKVVEMLETGEFQKRALRLGTHLRESLEALIGHGVTAVRSAGLWAGVDIDPAYGTGREIAERLRERGVLVKDTHGQTVRIAPPIVIRATELDWAVEQLRLILEG